In Heptranchias perlo isolate sHepPer1 chromosome 16, sHepPer1.hap1, whole genome shotgun sequence, one genomic interval encodes:
- the pnp6 gene encoding purine nucleoside phosphorylase 6 isoform X1 has translation MLMVMNRITMRHLARWTALQPYRHRTRYTYDEYKETADWLLANTRSRPRVGIICGSGLGGLADLLTDKTSFPYEKIPHFPQSTVSGHAGRLVFGELSGKQCVCMQGRFHFYEGYPINKVTFPIRVLHLMGVEALIVTNAAGGLNEQFKVGDIMFIKDHINMPGFAGQSPLCGSNEDRFGVRFPCMSDAYDKTFRRLALESALELGYKDFVREGVYCMLAGPTYETIAESRMLKLLGADAVGMSTVPEVVLARHCGMRVFGTSLITNKVVMDYSSQEKANHEEVLQTSKDRAEALQGLVTNLVGRMD, from the exons GTATACCTACGATGAATATAAGGAGACAGCTGATTGGCTGCTGGCCAACACCAGGAGCCGCCCCAGGGTGGGGATTATCTGTGGCTCGGGCCTGGGGGGCCTGGCTGACCTGCTGACCGACAAGACCTCGTTCCCGTACGAGAAGATCCCACACTTTCCGCAGAGCACAg TTTCAGGTCATGCAGGGAGGCTGGTCTTCGGAGAGCTCAGTGGAAAGCAGTGCGTCTGTATGCAGGGCCGCTTCCATTTTTACGAGGGCTACCCCATCAataag GTGACCTTTCCGATTCGGGTTTTACACCTGATGGGTGTTGAAGCTCTGATCGTGACCAATGCTGCCGGGGGCCTGAATGAGCAATTCAAGGTGGGCGATATCATGTTCATCAAGGATCACATCAACATGCCAGGCTTCGCGGGGCAGAGCCCTCTGTGTGGCAGTAACGAGGATAG GTTCGGTGTGCGATTCCCGTGCATGTCAGACGCCTACGACAAGACCTTTCGCCGCCTGGCTCTGGAGAGTGCCCTGGAGCTGGGGTACAAAGACTTTGTCCGCGAGGGGGTGTACTGCATGTTGGCCGGTCCCACGTACGAGACGATTGCAGAGTCTCGCATGCTGAAACTACTGGGAGCTGACGCAGTAG GTATGAGCACGGTGCCCGAGGTGGTCCTCGCTCGACATTGCGGCATGCGGGTATTTGGCACCTCCCTCATCACCAACAAGGTAGTGATGGACTACAGCAGCCAAGAGAAGGCAAACCACGAGGAGGTCCTCCAGACCTCCAAGGACCGAGCTGAGGCCCTCCAAGGACTGGTCACCAACCTCGTGGGGAGAATGGACTGA
- the pnp6 gene encoding purine nucleoside phosphorylase 6 isoform X2 produces MAAGPCRYTYDEYKETADWLLANTRSRPRVGIICGSGLGGLADLLTDKTSFPYEKIPHFPQSTVSGHAGRLVFGELSGKQCVCMQGRFHFYEGYPINKVTFPIRVLHLMGVEALIVTNAAGGLNEQFKVGDIMFIKDHINMPGFAGQSPLCGSNEDRFGVRFPCMSDAYDKTFRRLALESALELGYKDFVREGVYCMLAGPTYETIAESRMLKLLGADAVGMSTVPEVVLARHCGMRVFGTSLITNKVVMDYSSQEKANHEEVLQTSKDRAEALQGLVTNLVGRMD; encoded by the exons GTATACCTACGATGAATATAAGGAGACAGCTGATTGGCTGCTGGCCAACACCAGGAGCCGCCCCAGGGTGGGGATTATCTGTGGCTCGGGCCTGGGGGGCCTGGCTGACCTGCTGACCGACAAGACCTCGTTCCCGTACGAGAAGATCCCACACTTTCCGCAGAGCACAg TTTCAGGTCATGCAGGGAGGCTGGTCTTCGGAGAGCTCAGTGGAAAGCAGTGCGTCTGTATGCAGGGCCGCTTCCATTTTTACGAGGGCTACCCCATCAataag GTGACCTTTCCGATTCGGGTTTTACACCTGATGGGTGTTGAAGCTCTGATCGTGACCAATGCTGCCGGGGGCCTGAATGAGCAATTCAAGGTGGGCGATATCATGTTCATCAAGGATCACATCAACATGCCAGGCTTCGCGGGGCAGAGCCCTCTGTGTGGCAGTAACGAGGATAG GTTCGGTGTGCGATTCCCGTGCATGTCAGACGCCTACGACAAGACCTTTCGCCGCCTGGCTCTGGAGAGTGCCCTGGAGCTGGGGTACAAAGACTTTGTCCGCGAGGGGGTGTACTGCATGTTGGCCGGTCCCACGTACGAGACGATTGCAGAGTCTCGCATGCTGAAACTACTGGGAGCTGACGCAGTAG GTATGAGCACGGTGCCCGAGGTGGTCCTCGCTCGACATTGCGGCATGCGGGTATTTGGCACCTCCCTCATCACCAACAAGGTAGTGATGGACTACAGCAGCCAAGAGAAGGCAAACCACGAGGAGGTCCTCCAGACCTCCAAGGACCGAGCTGAGGCCCTCCAAGGACTGGTCACCAACCTCGTGGGGAGAATGGACTGA